The following are encoded together in the Malaya genurostris strain Urasoe2022 chromosome 3, Malgen_1.1, whole genome shotgun sequence genome:
- the LOC131439247 gene encoding uncharacterized protein LOC131439247 isoform X8, with translation MSKFAWVTLATNDSYSLGALVVAHSLKRVHTAHQLAVLITPGVSEAMKTKLRSVFNVVEEVNLLDSKDDANLALLKRPELGITFTKIHCWRLVQFEKCVFLDADTLVLRNCDELFEREELSAAPDVGWPDCFNSGVYVYRPSIDTFSSILDFAVQHGSFDGGDQGLLNLYFSDWATKDISKHLPFVYNTSSVASYSYLPAFKQFGQNTKILHFIGTVKPWLQNFNSETRRVHVPGDYHHLASFLQYWWDIFCEDIHSRLSSEMSTEQWVDHGTGRHDQGSHWEPGPLENAPIDHSSEHRHEQQTSASSEGAGDGGGGGGGSAGDGDHQQEHQPASQGDGSGLAGALSQLHLGEPKSVEQEAYEEHMRRQCWEQGNIDYMGRDSFENIWRRIQQTMNELPVLSVPVPTLEATSAPVSPHRRRSSKSRSRSATPKRDPRDRSPTPTPEDIVPVEKKEVQIEATIHEEDDGLDATSLGERSVRRPKLPPPVQYDPTTRTTTLTKKVFAGYQQVITTKSPEGKIRTQTKTVYDPIVDDDEPGSDAVDAPIHVTTVEPAILPVKLLEATVEPLKPVEPPKTVAATSAPSKPVREDRKSPPPTRPSARPQIQQQQQQQQVVPESLAATVPKKSTFMNLFFSCITCTKRKDVK, from the exons AATTCGCCTGGGTGACACTAGCGACCAATGATTCGTACTCGCTGGGGGCCCTCGTGGTGGCGCACTCCCTCAAACGGGTTCACACAGCGCATCAGCTAGCCGTGCTGATAACACCGGGTGTGTCGGAAGCTATGAA AACGAAACTTCGGTCGGTGTTCAATGTGGTCGAAGAAGTCAACCTGCTCGACTCGAAGGACGACGCCAATTTGGCTCTGCTCAAACGTCCCGAGCTGGGAATCACATTCACCAAAATTCACTGCTGGCGGCTAGTGCAGTTCGAGAAGTGCGTTTTCCTCGATGCCGACACACTGGTACTGCGAAACTGCGACGAACTGTTCGAACGGGAGGAACTGTCGGCCGCCCCGGATGTAGGTTGGCCTGATTGTTTCAACTCGGGCGTTTACGTTTATCGACCCAGCATCGACACGTTCTCGAGTATACTGGATTTCGCCGTCCAGCATGGAAGTTTCGATGGGGGCGATCAGGGTTTGCTGAACCTGTACTTCAGCGATTGGGCCACCAAGGACATCTCGAAACATCTACCGTTCGTGTACAACACATCGTCGGTGGCTTCCTATTCGTACCTTCCGGCATTTAAGCA ATTCGGTcaaaacacaaaaattttgCACTTCATCGGAACGGTCAAACCATGGCTACAGAACTTTAACTCAGAAACGCGTCGAGTGCACGTCCCCGGTGACTATCACCATCTGGCAAGCTTCCTGCAGTACTGGTGGGATATCTTCTGCGAAGATATCCATTCACGTCTCAGTTCGGAAATG AGTACAGAGCAGTGGGTTGATCATGGCACCGGAAGACATGATCAAGGGAGTCATTGGGAACCGGGACCACTGGAGAATGCTCCGATAGATCACTCCAGTGAGCATCGACATGAACAGCAGACGTCTGCTAGTAGTGAGGGTGCCGgagatggtggtggtggtggtggtggtagcgCTGGCGATGGCGATCATCAACAGGAACACCAACCAGCATCTCAAGGTGACGGG AGTGGCCTTGCCGGAGCACTTTCGCAGCTGCACCTCGGTGAACCCAAGTCGGTCGAACAGGAAGCATACGAAGAGCATATGCGCCGCCAATGTTGGGAACAGGGCAACATCGACTATATGGGACGGGACTCGTTTGAAAACATTTGGCGTCGGATCCAGCAGACTATGAACGAACTTCCGGTTTTGTCGGTACCTGTGCCAACTCTGGAAGCAACATCGGCACCCGTTTCTCCCCACAGACGCCGCTCGTCGAAGTCTCGGTCCCGTTCTGCCACGCCGAAGCGTGATCCACGGGATCGCTCGCCAACTCCGACACCGGAGGACATCGTACCTGTCGAGAAGAAGGAAG TTCAAATTGAGGCGACAATTCACGAAGAAGATGATGGCTTGGACGCTACATCACTAGGTGAGCGTAGCGTCAGGCGCCCGAAGTTACCCCCGCCAGTTCAATACGATCCCACGACCCGAACGACTACACTGACCAAGAAAGTATTTGCAGGTTACCAACAGGTCATCACAACAAAGAGTCCCGAAGGTAAGATCCGCACGCAAACCAAGACAGTCTACGATCCCATCGTAGATGACGACGAGCCAGGTTCGGACGCGGTCGATGCTCCGATACACGTCACAACGGTCGAACCTGCCATTTTACCGGTTAAACTACTCGAAGCCACAGTCGAGCCGCTTAAACCGGTAGAGCCACCAAAAACAGTAGCAGCTACTTCTGCACCTTCGAAACCGGTCCGTGAAGATCGGAAATCGCCACCACCAACTCGACCGTCTGCAAGGCCCCAgatccagcagcagcagcagcagcagcaagtgGTTCCGGAGTCGTTGGCAG
- the LOC131439247 gene encoding uncharacterized protein LOC131439247 isoform X1, whose translation MSKFAWVTLATNDSYSLGALVVAHSLKRVHTAHQLAVLITPGVSEAMKTKLRSVFNVVEEVNLLDSKDDANLALLKRPELGITFTKIHCWRLVQFEKCVFLDADTLVLRNCDELFEREELSAAPDVGWPDCFNSGVYVYRPSIDTFSSILDFAVQHGSFDGGDQGLLNLYFSDWATKDISKHLPFVYNTSSVASYSYLPAFKQFGQNTKILHFIGTVKPWLQNFNSETRRVHVPGDYHHLASFLQYWWDIFCEDIHSRLSSEMSTEQWVDHGTGRHDQGSHWEPGPLENAPIDHSSEHRHEQQTSASSEGAGDGGGGGGGSAGDGDHQQEHQPASQGDGSGLAGALSQLHLGEPKSVEQEAYEEHMRRQCWEQGNIDYMGRDSFENIWRRIQQTMNELPVLSVPVPTLEATSAPVSPHRRRSSKSRSRSATPKRDPRDRSPTPTPEDIVPVEKKEVQIEATIHEEDDGLDATSLGERSVRRPKLPPPVQYDPTTRTTTLTKKVFAGYQQVITTKSPEGKIRTQTKTVYDPIVDDDEPGSDAVDAPIHVTTVEPAILPVKLLEATVEPLKPVEPPKTVAATSAPSKPVREDRKSPPPTRPSARPQIQQQQQQQQVVPESLAGKDPIAEPPKTVRRKRLTSPPATPQTTSPKTLQPPSPSKPPATVPPKTSTAKKPSPSTKSKQSATNSVTNHTMQTKSSSPSKTASSSVNTNASTHQSSLPTSPTSTQHQPTTKSVQDKDAVPVAASNELPAVPPRRKRETKVARIATVPKKSTFMNLFFSCITCTKRKDVK comes from the exons AATTCGCCTGGGTGACACTAGCGACCAATGATTCGTACTCGCTGGGGGCCCTCGTGGTGGCGCACTCCCTCAAACGGGTTCACACAGCGCATCAGCTAGCCGTGCTGATAACACCGGGTGTGTCGGAAGCTATGAA AACGAAACTTCGGTCGGTGTTCAATGTGGTCGAAGAAGTCAACCTGCTCGACTCGAAGGACGACGCCAATTTGGCTCTGCTCAAACGTCCCGAGCTGGGAATCACATTCACCAAAATTCACTGCTGGCGGCTAGTGCAGTTCGAGAAGTGCGTTTTCCTCGATGCCGACACACTGGTACTGCGAAACTGCGACGAACTGTTCGAACGGGAGGAACTGTCGGCCGCCCCGGATGTAGGTTGGCCTGATTGTTTCAACTCGGGCGTTTACGTTTATCGACCCAGCATCGACACGTTCTCGAGTATACTGGATTTCGCCGTCCAGCATGGAAGTTTCGATGGGGGCGATCAGGGTTTGCTGAACCTGTACTTCAGCGATTGGGCCACCAAGGACATCTCGAAACATCTACCGTTCGTGTACAACACATCGTCGGTGGCTTCCTATTCGTACCTTCCGGCATTTAAGCA ATTCGGTcaaaacacaaaaattttgCACTTCATCGGAACGGTCAAACCATGGCTACAGAACTTTAACTCAGAAACGCGTCGAGTGCACGTCCCCGGTGACTATCACCATCTGGCAAGCTTCCTGCAGTACTGGTGGGATATCTTCTGCGAAGATATCCATTCACGTCTCAGTTCGGAAATG AGTACAGAGCAGTGGGTTGATCATGGCACCGGAAGACATGATCAAGGGAGTCATTGGGAACCGGGACCACTGGAGAATGCTCCGATAGATCACTCCAGTGAGCATCGACATGAACAGCAGACGTCTGCTAGTAGTGAGGGTGCCGgagatggtggtggtggtggtggtggtagcgCTGGCGATGGCGATCATCAACAGGAACACCAACCAGCATCTCAAGGTGACGGG AGTGGCCTTGCCGGAGCACTTTCGCAGCTGCACCTCGGTGAACCCAAGTCGGTCGAACAGGAAGCATACGAAGAGCATATGCGCCGCCAATGTTGGGAACAGGGCAACATCGACTATATGGGACGGGACTCGTTTGAAAACATTTGGCGTCGGATCCAGCAGACTATGAACGAACTTCCGGTTTTGTCGGTACCTGTGCCAACTCTGGAAGCAACATCGGCACCCGTTTCTCCCCACAGACGCCGCTCGTCGAAGTCTCGGTCCCGTTCTGCCACGCCGAAGCGTGATCCACGGGATCGCTCGCCAACTCCGACACCGGAGGACATCGTACCTGTCGAGAAGAAGGAAG TTCAAATTGAGGCGACAATTCACGAAGAAGATGATGGCTTGGACGCTACATCACTAGGTGAGCGTAGCGTCAGGCGCCCGAAGTTACCCCCGCCAGTTCAATACGATCCCACGACCCGAACGACTACACTGACCAAGAAAGTATTTGCAGGTTACCAACAGGTCATCACAACAAAGAGTCCCGAAGGTAAGATCCGCACGCAAACCAAGACAGTCTACGATCCCATCGTAGATGACGACGAGCCAGGTTCGGACGCGGTCGATGCTCCGATACACGTCACAACGGTCGAACCTGCCATTTTACCGGTTAAACTACTCGAAGCCACAGTCGAGCCGCTTAAACCGGTAGAGCCACCAAAAACAGTAGCAGCTACTTCTGCACCTTCGAAACCGGTCCGTGAAGATCGGAAATCGCCACCACCAACTCGACCGTCTGCAAGGCCCCAgatccagcagcagcagcagcagcagcaagtgGTTCCGGAGTCGTTGGCAGGTAAAGACCCGATCGCCGAACCACCAAAAACTGTCCGTCGTAAAAGATTAACATCACCACCAGCCACCCCACAAACTACGTCACCTAAAACACTTCAGCCACCGTCTCCGtcaaaaccaccagctaccgttcCACCCAAGACATCAACGGCTAAAAAACCATCGCCATCTACCAAATCGAAACAATCCGCTACTAATTCGGTGACAAATCATACCATGCAAACCAAGAGTAGTAGTCCGTCAAAGACAGCATCGTCATCTGTCAACACAAACGCGTCCACCCATCAATCATCACTGCCAACTTCGCCAACGTCGACACAACATCAACCGACTACGAAGTCTGTCCAAGACAAAGATGCCGTACCTGTCGCTGCAAGCAACGAACTTCCGGCAGTACCGCCTCGACGTAAACGGGAAACTAAGGTGGCCCGCATAG
- the LOC131439247 gene encoding mucin-2 isoform X5 has translation MSKFAWVTLATNDSYSLGALVVAHSLKRVHTAHQLAVLITPGVSEAMKTKLRSVFNVVEEVNLLDSKDDANLALLKRPELGITFTKIHCWRLVQFEKCVFLDADTLVLRNCDELFEREELSAAPDVGWPDCFNSGVYVYRPSIDTFSSILDFAVQHGSFDGGDQGLLNLYFSDWATKDISKHLPFVYNTSSVASYSYLPAFKQFGQNTKILHFIGTVKPWLQNFNSETRRVHVPGDYHHLASFLQYWWDIFCEDIHSRLSSEMSDLSWIDSIDVSKQSGLAGALSQLHLGEPKSVEQEAYEEHMRRQCWEQGNIDYMGRDSFENIWRRIQQTMNELPVLSVPVPTLEATSAPVSPHRRRSSKSRSRSATPKRDPRDRSPTPTPEDIVPVEKKEVQIEATIHEEDDGLDATSLGERSVRRPKLPPPVQYDPTTRTTTLTKKVFAGYQQVITTKSPEGKIRTQTKTVYDPIVDDDEPGSDAVDAPIHVTTVEPAILPVKLLEATVEPLKPVEPPKTVAATSAPSKPVREDRKSPPPTRPSARPQIQQQQQQQQVVPESLAGKDPIAEPPKTVRRKRLTSPPATPQTTSPKTLQPPSPSKPPATVPPKTSTAKKPSPSTKSKQSATNSVTNHTMQTKSSSPSKTASSSVNTNASTHQSSLPTSPTSTQHQPTTKSVQDKDAVPVAASNELPAVPPRRKRETKVARIATVPKKSTFMNLFFSCITCTKRKDVK, from the exons AATTCGCCTGGGTGACACTAGCGACCAATGATTCGTACTCGCTGGGGGCCCTCGTGGTGGCGCACTCCCTCAAACGGGTTCACACAGCGCATCAGCTAGCCGTGCTGATAACACCGGGTGTGTCGGAAGCTATGAA AACGAAACTTCGGTCGGTGTTCAATGTGGTCGAAGAAGTCAACCTGCTCGACTCGAAGGACGACGCCAATTTGGCTCTGCTCAAACGTCCCGAGCTGGGAATCACATTCACCAAAATTCACTGCTGGCGGCTAGTGCAGTTCGAGAAGTGCGTTTTCCTCGATGCCGACACACTGGTACTGCGAAACTGCGACGAACTGTTCGAACGGGAGGAACTGTCGGCCGCCCCGGATGTAGGTTGGCCTGATTGTTTCAACTCGGGCGTTTACGTTTATCGACCCAGCATCGACACGTTCTCGAGTATACTGGATTTCGCCGTCCAGCATGGAAGTTTCGATGGGGGCGATCAGGGTTTGCTGAACCTGTACTTCAGCGATTGGGCCACCAAGGACATCTCGAAACATCTACCGTTCGTGTACAACACATCGTCGGTGGCTTCCTATTCGTACCTTCCGGCATTTAAGCA ATTCGGTcaaaacacaaaaattttgCACTTCATCGGAACGGTCAAACCATGGCTACAGAACTTTAACTCAGAAACGCGTCGAGTGCACGTCCCCGGTGACTATCACCATCTGGCAAGCTTCCTGCAGTACTGGTGGGATATCTTCTGCGAAGATATCCATTCACGTCTCAGTTCGGAAATG TCTGACCTTTCATGGATTGATTCAATAGATGTAAGTAAACAG AGTGGCCTTGCCGGAGCACTTTCGCAGCTGCACCTCGGTGAACCCAAGTCGGTCGAACAGGAAGCATACGAAGAGCATATGCGCCGCCAATGTTGGGAACAGGGCAACATCGACTATATGGGACGGGACTCGTTTGAAAACATTTGGCGTCGGATCCAGCAGACTATGAACGAACTTCCGGTTTTGTCGGTACCTGTGCCAACTCTGGAAGCAACATCGGCACCCGTTTCTCCCCACAGACGCCGCTCGTCGAAGTCTCGGTCCCGTTCTGCCACGCCGAAGCGTGATCCACGGGATCGCTCGCCAACTCCGACACCGGAGGACATCGTACCTGTCGAGAAGAAGGAAG TTCAAATTGAGGCGACAATTCACGAAGAAGATGATGGCTTGGACGCTACATCACTAGGTGAGCGTAGCGTCAGGCGCCCGAAGTTACCCCCGCCAGTTCAATACGATCCCACGACCCGAACGACTACACTGACCAAGAAAGTATTTGCAGGTTACCAACAGGTCATCACAACAAAGAGTCCCGAAGGTAAGATCCGCACGCAAACCAAGACAGTCTACGATCCCATCGTAGATGACGACGAGCCAGGTTCGGACGCGGTCGATGCTCCGATACACGTCACAACGGTCGAACCTGCCATTTTACCGGTTAAACTACTCGAAGCCACAGTCGAGCCGCTTAAACCGGTAGAGCCACCAAAAACAGTAGCAGCTACTTCTGCACCTTCGAAACCGGTCCGTGAAGATCGGAAATCGCCACCACCAACTCGACCGTCTGCAAGGCCCCAgatccagcagcagcagcagcagcagcaagtgGTTCCGGAGTCGTTGGCAGGTAAAGACCCGATCGCCGAACCACCAAAAACTGTCCGTCGTAAAAGATTAACATCACCACCAGCCACCCCACAAACTACGTCACCTAAAACACTTCAGCCACCGTCTCCGtcaaaaccaccagctaccgttcCACCCAAGACATCAACGGCTAAAAAACCATCGCCATCTACCAAATCGAAACAATCCGCTACTAATTCGGTGACAAATCATACCATGCAAACCAAGAGTAGTAGTCCGTCAAAGACAGCATCGTCATCTGTCAACACAAACGCGTCCACCCATCAATCATCACTGCCAACTTCGCCAACGTCGACACAACATCAACCGACTACGAAGTCTGTCCAAGACAAAGATGCCGTACCTGTCGCTGCAAGCAACGAACTTCCGGCAGTACCGCCTCGACGTAAACGGGAAACTAAGGTGGCCCGCATAG
- the LOC131439247 gene encoding glycogenin-1 isoform X9, with protein MSKFAWVTLATNDSYSLGALVVAHSLKRVHTAHQLAVLITPGVSEAMKTKLRSVFNVVEEVNLLDSKDDANLALLKRPELGITFTKIHCWRLVQFEKCVFLDADTLVLRNCDELFEREELSAAPDVGWPDCFNSGVYVYRPSIDTFSSILDFAVQHGSFDGGDQGLLNLYFSDWATKDISKHLPFVYNTSSVASYSYLPAFKQFGQNTKILHFIGTVKPWLQNFNSETRRVHVPGDYHHLASFLQYWWDIFCEDIHSRLSSEMSTEQWVDHGTGRHDQGSHWEPGPLENAPIDHSSEHRHEQQTSASSEGAGDGGGGGGGSAGDGDHQQEHQPASQGDGSGLAGALSQLHLGEPKSVEQEAYEEHMRRQCWEQGNIDYMGRDSFENIWRRIQQTMNELPVLSVPVPTLEATSAPVSPHRRRSSKSRSRSATPKRDPRDRSPTPTPEDIVPVEKKEVQIEATIHEEDDGLDATSLGERSVRRPKLPPPVQYDPTTRTTTLTKKVFAGYQQVITTKSPEGKIRTQTKTVYDPIVDDDEPGSDAVDAPIHVTTVEPAILPVKLLEATVEPLKPVEPPKTVAATSAPSKPVREDRKSPPPTRPSARPQIQQQQQQQQVVPESLAARFFRTYCTIL; from the exons AATTCGCCTGGGTGACACTAGCGACCAATGATTCGTACTCGCTGGGGGCCCTCGTGGTGGCGCACTCCCTCAAACGGGTTCACACAGCGCATCAGCTAGCCGTGCTGATAACACCGGGTGTGTCGGAAGCTATGAA AACGAAACTTCGGTCGGTGTTCAATGTGGTCGAAGAAGTCAACCTGCTCGACTCGAAGGACGACGCCAATTTGGCTCTGCTCAAACGTCCCGAGCTGGGAATCACATTCACCAAAATTCACTGCTGGCGGCTAGTGCAGTTCGAGAAGTGCGTTTTCCTCGATGCCGACACACTGGTACTGCGAAACTGCGACGAACTGTTCGAACGGGAGGAACTGTCGGCCGCCCCGGATGTAGGTTGGCCTGATTGTTTCAACTCGGGCGTTTACGTTTATCGACCCAGCATCGACACGTTCTCGAGTATACTGGATTTCGCCGTCCAGCATGGAAGTTTCGATGGGGGCGATCAGGGTTTGCTGAACCTGTACTTCAGCGATTGGGCCACCAAGGACATCTCGAAACATCTACCGTTCGTGTACAACACATCGTCGGTGGCTTCCTATTCGTACCTTCCGGCATTTAAGCA ATTCGGTcaaaacacaaaaattttgCACTTCATCGGAACGGTCAAACCATGGCTACAGAACTTTAACTCAGAAACGCGTCGAGTGCACGTCCCCGGTGACTATCACCATCTGGCAAGCTTCCTGCAGTACTGGTGGGATATCTTCTGCGAAGATATCCATTCACGTCTCAGTTCGGAAATG AGTACAGAGCAGTGGGTTGATCATGGCACCGGAAGACATGATCAAGGGAGTCATTGGGAACCGGGACCACTGGAGAATGCTCCGATAGATCACTCCAGTGAGCATCGACATGAACAGCAGACGTCTGCTAGTAGTGAGGGTGCCGgagatggtggtggtggtggtggtggtagcgCTGGCGATGGCGATCATCAACAGGAACACCAACCAGCATCTCAAGGTGACGGG AGTGGCCTTGCCGGAGCACTTTCGCAGCTGCACCTCGGTGAACCCAAGTCGGTCGAACAGGAAGCATACGAAGAGCATATGCGCCGCCAATGTTGGGAACAGGGCAACATCGACTATATGGGACGGGACTCGTTTGAAAACATTTGGCGTCGGATCCAGCAGACTATGAACGAACTTCCGGTTTTGTCGGTACCTGTGCCAACTCTGGAAGCAACATCGGCACCCGTTTCTCCCCACAGACGCCGCTCGTCGAAGTCTCGGTCCCGTTCTGCCACGCCGAAGCGTGATCCACGGGATCGCTCGCCAACTCCGACACCGGAGGACATCGTACCTGTCGAGAAGAAGGAAG TTCAAATTGAGGCGACAATTCACGAAGAAGATGATGGCTTGGACGCTACATCACTAGGTGAGCGTAGCGTCAGGCGCCCGAAGTTACCCCCGCCAGTTCAATACGATCCCACGACCCGAACGACTACACTGACCAAGAAAGTATTTGCAGGTTACCAACAGGTCATCACAACAAAGAGTCCCGAAGGTAAGATCCGCACGCAAACCAAGACAGTCTACGATCCCATCGTAGATGACGACGAGCCAGGTTCGGACGCGGTCGATGCTCCGATACACGTCACAACGGTCGAACCTGCCATTTTACCGGTTAAACTACTCGAAGCCACAGTCGAGCCGCTTAAACCGGTAGAGCCACCAAAAACAGTAGCAGCTACTTCTGCACCTTCGAAACCGGTCCGTGAAGATCGGAAATCGCCACCACCAACTCGACCGTCTGCAAGGCCCCAgatccagcagcagcagcagcagcagcaagtgGTTCCGGAGTCGTTGGCAG